The following are from one region of the Planctomonas sp. JC2975 genome:
- the pknB gene encoding Stk1 family PASTA domain-containing Ser/Thr kinase, producing the protein MTASQPDPMLGRLVDGRYQVRSRIARGGMATVYLATDLRLERRVAIKVMHGHLADDAQFKNRFVQEARSAARLAHPNVVSVFDQGQDADMAYLVMEYLPGITLRDLLRDYGKLTPEQTIDITDAVLSGLAAAHRAGIVHRDLKPENVLLADDGRIKIGDFGLARAVTNSTGTGQALLGTIAYLSPELVTRGVADARSDIYALGIMMFEMLTGEQPFKGEQPMQIAYQHANDAVPAPSTLSPDIPEELDELVLWATAKDPADRPADAGVMLDRLLQAERELHVPDSESGTQQTLVLPGSGVTASDSDTQLIASAAQVRPEASATDAVAALATMTRRRRARGWWLLALVLVLAAVAGGTGWYFGGGPGSQVAIPTVNGLTLDAAKSALTTAGFTTKDDQVYSSSVPTGSVVSSDPAQGAKAPKGSAVTLHVSKGREPVTIPPLAGLSKAQAEKAITDVGAVVGTVDEQFNGDVAKGTVISAAKAEDDEADLSKGGGYFKGEKVNLVVSLGPVPDVTGKPEADAQAALQAVGLKSIEGKKEYSDDVPQGSVVSQAPQNQGPVRPGDTIVIDISRGPQLFPVPDVVGMTRDQAKKALTDAGFVPDYNGVWDSFPDSITKVTASDPSANAQEPKGTKVTLIISSAL; encoded by the coding sequence GTGACCGCGAGCCAGCCCGATCCGATGCTCGGCCGTCTTGTCGACGGCCGGTATCAGGTGCGCTCACGCATCGCGCGGGGCGGCATGGCCACCGTCTATCTGGCGACAGATCTGCGCCTGGAACGTCGCGTGGCGATCAAGGTCATGCACGGTCATCTGGCCGATGACGCCCAGTTCAAGAACCGCTTCGTGCAGGAGGCGCGCTCGGCCGCCAGGCTCGCGCATCCGAACGTGGTGAGTGTGTTCGACCAGGGCCAGGACGCCGACATGGCGTACCTGGTGATGGAGTACCTCCCGGGAATCACGCTGCGCGACCTGCTCCGCGACTACGGCAAGCTCACTCCCGAGCAGACGATCGACATCACCGACGCCGTGCTGTCCGGACTGGCAGCAGCGCATCGCGCCGGCATCGTGCACCGGGACCTCAAGCCGGAGAACGTGCTTCTGGCCGACGACGGCCGCATCAAGATCGGCGACTTCGGTCTCGCCAGGGCGGTGACGAATAGCACGGGCACCGGCCAGGCCCTGCTCGGCACCATCGCGTACCTCTCCCCTGAGCTCGTGACCAGAGGCGTCGCCGACGCCCGGAGCGACATTTACGCGCTCGGCATCATGATGTTCGAGATGCTCACCGGTGAGCAGCCGTTCAAGGGCGAGCAGCCGATGCAGATCGCCTACCAGCACGCCAACGACGCCGTTCCTGCGCCGAGCACGCTGAGTCCGGACATTCCGGAAGAGTTGGACGAGCTCGTGCTGTGGGCGACGGCGAAGGATCCAGCCGACCGCCCGGCCGACGCTGGAGTGATGCTGGATCGCCTCCTGCAGGCGGAACGAGAGTTGCACGTTCCCGATTCGGAGTCCGGCACCCAGCAGACACTCGTGCTGCCCGGATCAGGAGTGACGGCATCCGATTCGGACACGCAGTTGATCGCCTCGGCGGCTCAGGTGCGCCCTGAAGCATCCGCGACGGACGCTGTGGCTGCGCTCGCCACCATGACGCGGCGGCGACGGGCACGCGGATGGTGGCTCCTCGCACTCGTCCTCGTGCTCGCGGCGGTCGCCGGCGGTACTGGCTGGTACTTCGGCGGCGGGCCGGGATCCCAGGTGGCGATCCCGACCGTCAACGGCCTGACCCTGGATGCCGCCAAGTCCGCGCTGACGACGGCCGGCTTCACGACGAAGGACGACCAGGTGTATTCGTCGTCCGTGCCGACCGGGTCGGTCGTGTCATCCGATCCGGCGCAGGGCGCCAAGGCGCCAAAGGGCTCGGCAGTGACACTGCACGTGTCGAAGGGCCGCGAGCCCGTCACCATCCCGCCCCTGGCCGGACTGAGCAAGGCGCAGGCGGAGAAGGCGATCACCGATGTCGGCGCGGTCGTCGGCACCGTCGACGAGCAATTCAACGGCGACGTCGCCAAGGGCACGGTGATCTCGGCGGCCAAGGCGGAGGACGACGAGGCCGATCTCTCCAAGGGTGGCGGGTACTTCAAGGGCGAGAAGGTGAACCTGGTGGTCTCCCTCGGCCCGGTGCCGGACGTGACGGGCAAGCCGGAGGCGGACGCACAGGCGGCGCTGCAGGCGGTCGGCCTGAAGTCCATCGAAGGGAAGAAGGAGTACAGCGACGACGTCCCGCAGGGATCCGTGGTGTCGCAGGCTCCGCAGAACCAGGGCCCGGTCCGCCCCGGCGACACGATCGTCATCGACATCTCCCGCGGACCGCAGCTGTTCCCGGTGCCCGACGTCGTCGGCATGACGAGGGACCAGGCGAAGAAGGCCCTCACCGACGCCGGGTTCGTTCCCGATTACAACGGGGTCTGGGACAGCTTCCCCGACAGCATCACCAAGGTCACGGCATCCGACCCGTCGGCGA
- a CDS encoding Rv2175c family DNA-binding protein: MSLESEERSQERTWLTVPELVDLLGVGVGRIHRLLEDKHLLGSRVDGVLKVPADFIAGDEPLSELRGTLIVLSDAGFSDEEAMTWLLETEESLGTAPIDALRAGRKAEVRRVAQALA, encoded by the coding sequence GTGAGTCTCGAATCCGAGGAAAGAAGCCAAGAGAGAACCTGGCTGACCGTTCCCGAACTGGTCGATCTGCTGGGTGTCGGAGTCGGACGCATCCACCGTCTCCTGGAGGACAAACACCTCCTGGGCAGCAGAGTGGATGGCGTCCTCAAGGTGCCGGCCGACTTCATCGCCGGTGATGAACCGCTGAGTGAACTCCGCGGCACTCTGATCGTGCTCTCGGATGCCGGGTTCAGTGACGAGGAGGCCATGACGTGGCTGCTCGAGACCGAGGAGAGTCTCGGCACGGCACCCATCGACGCCCTGCGGGCCGGTCGAAAGGCCGAGGTACGGCGCGTGGCTCAGGCTCTGGCCTGA
- a CDS encoding polyprenyl synthetase family protein — protein sequence MPESNRLIDLVDDRIGRFLESRESIVLSIAPEVGPLAAFSRQFLSGGKRFRALFCYWGYRAVHDARDAGESDRLDSVIGTAAALELFHAAALVHDDIIDSSDTRRGAPSAHRRFEALHKENGWDGSAADFGTGAAVLLGDLLLGFSDDVLAETLSEAVPADRANGVRREFGRMRAEVIAGQYLDILEERSWRTGREEDLLPRAERVIVYKSAKYSVQSPLVLGGLLAGGTLGQLDTLREFGLPLGIAFQLRDDLLGVFGDSDITGKPSGDDLREGKRTVLVALARNAMPSSARHVLDELLGDPDLNDEQIRMLQSTISSSGATAEVERMIELNVQRATHALDDAPLADAAVNQLRDLTRSVSDRVA from the coding sequence GTGCCTGAAAGCAACCGACTGATCGACCTCGTGGACGACCGAATCGGACGCTTTCTCGAATCGCGCGAGTCCATTGTCTTGTCCATCGCCCCTGAGGTTGGACCGCTCGCGGCTTTCTCCCGGCAGTTTCTCAGTGGCGGCAAGAGATTCAGGGCGCTGTTCTGCTACTGGGGCTACCGCGCGGTGCACGACGCCCGCGACGCCGGAGAATCCGATCGGCTCGACTCCGTCATCGGGACGGCAGCGGCGCTGGAGCTGTTCCATGCCGCAGCTCTCGTGCACGACGACATCATCGACAGTTCGGACACCCGTCGCGGAGCCCCATCAGCGCATCGCCGCTTCGAGGCGTTGCACAAGGAGAACGGGTGGGACGGGTCCGCGGCCGATTTCGGCACGGGGGCCGCTGTCCTGCTCGGCGACCTCCTTCTCGGATTCAGCGACGACGTGCTCGCCGAGACCCTGAGCGAGGCCGTTCCCGCCGATCGTGCCAACGGCGTGCGACGGGAGTTCGGTCGGATGCGCGCCGAGGTCATCGCCGGTCAGTACCTCGACATCCTCGAAGAACGGTCCTGGCGCACGGGCCGCGAAGAAGACCTGCTCCCCCGTGCCGAACGCGTGATCGTCTACAAGTCGGCGAAGTACAGCGTGCAGTCCCCGCTCGTGCTCGGCGGACTGCTCGCCGGCGGAACGCTCGGACAGCTCGACACACTCCGCGAATTCGGCCTGCCGCTCGGCATCGCGTTCCAGCTCCGCGACGACCTGCTCGGCGTCTTCGGCGATTCCGACATCACGGGGAAGCCGAGTGGCGATGACCTGCGAGAGGGCAAGCGGACCGTGCTCGTCGCCCTCGCGCGGAACGCGATGCCGTCGTCGGCCCGGCACGTTCTGGACGAACTCCTCGGCGACCCGGACCTGAACGACGAGCAGATCCGCATGCTGCAGAGCACCATCAGCTCCTCCGGTGCCACAGCCGAAGTGGAGCGGATGATCGAGCTGAACGTGCAGCGCGCGACCCACGCCCTCGACGATGCCCCGCTCGCCGACGCCGCCGTGAACCAGCTCAGGGACCTCACTCGATCGGTCAGCGACCGAGTCGCGTAG
- a CDS encoding DUF3040 domain-containing protein yields the protein MPLSEHEQRLLDEMERSLYQNDADFVAKVGGARVRPTYRAVVLGILLAVIGVGVLLTGVFIQQIIVGVLGFVLMLAGVLLAITPSRAKRAAAAAGEPSQNQQPAKPAEPGFMDKLNERWDKRQEGDH from the coding sequence ATGCCGCTTTCGGAGCACGAGCAGCGCCTCCTCGATGAGATGGAGCGCAGCCTCTATCAGAACGACGCCGACTTCGTCGCGAAGGTCGGTGGAGCGCGCGTGCGCCCGACCTACCGTGCGGTCGTGCTCGGCATCCTTCTCGCAGTCATCGGCGTAGGCGTCTTGCTTACGGGGGTGTTCATCCAGCAGATCATCGTGGGGGTTCTCGGCTTCGTGCTGATGCTCGCCGGCGTTCTGCTCGCCATCACACCCAGCAGGGCCAAACGCGCTGCGGCTGCAGCCGGTGAGCCGTCGCAGAATCAGCAGCCCGCGAAACCCGCTGAGCCGGGCTTCATGGACAAACTGAACGAACGGTGGGACAAGCGCCAAGAGGGCGACCACTAG
- the mraZ gene encoding division/cell wall cluster transcriptional repressor MraZ: protein MFLGTYAPKLDEKGRIILPAKFRDEFEAGLVMTRGQERCVYVFPRREFESLNEKIRQAPVTSKQARDYLRVFLSGASDEVPDKQHRVTIPPLLRTYAGLQRDLTVIGAGNRAEIWDSAAWDAYLEANEASFAETAEEVIPGLF from the coding sequence ATGTTTCTTGGCACCTACGCCCCGAAGCTCGACGAAAAGGGGCGCATCATCCTCCCGGCGAAGTTCCGTGACGAGTTCGAAGCGGGACTCGTCATGACCAGGGGCCAGGAGCGCTGCGTCTACGTCTTTCCCCGACGCGAGTTCGAGTCGCTGAACGAGAAGATCCGGCAGGCACCGGTCACGAGCAAGCAGGCTCGCGACTACCTGCGTGTGTTCCTCTCCGGAGCAAGTGACGAGGTCCCCGACAAGCAGCACCGCGTGACGATCCCTCCGCTTCTGCGGACGTACGCGGGTCTGCAACGGGATCTCACCGTGATCGGTGCAGGCAATCGCGCGGAGATCTGGGATTCCGCCGCGTGGGATGCCTACCTCGAGGCGAACGAAGCGTCGTTCGCGGAGACCGCCGAGGAGGTGATTCCGGGGCTGTTCTAG
- the rsmH gene encoding 16S rRNA (cytosine(1402)-N(4))-methyltransferase RsmH, translated as MVDSNDPRDIHLSVMLERCVELLAPAIEQDGAVLVDATLGLGGHTEAFLQRFPGLTVVGLDRDLEAIDLASQRLEAFGDRLKAVHTVYDGIADAVASVGYKTVDAVLFDLGVSSLQLDRVERGFSYSKDAPLDMRMDATSELTAETVIAEYSEYDLRRIFLDYGEEKLAARYARAIVRARAVTPIVRSGQLVAIIQEATPAAVQRTGHPAKRVFQALRIEVNHELDVLERAIPRAVDLLRVGGRIAVMSFQSLEDRIVKRALQAKATSTAPAGLPVELPEHRPELKLLTRGAELADDEERARNPRAIPVRLRAAERVRGTT; from the coding sequence ATGGTCGATTCCAACGATCCGCGCGACATCCACCTCTCGGTGATGCTCGAGCGTTGCGTCGAGCTGCTGGCGCCTGCCATCGAACAAGACGGCGCGGTGCTCGTCGACGCCACTCTTGGACTCGGGGGACACACGGAGGCGTTCCTGCAGCGCTTCCCCGGGCTCACCGTGGTGGGGCTGGACCGCGACCTCGAGGCGATCGACCTCGCGTCGCAGCGACTCGAAGCGTTCGGCGACAGGCTGAAAGCGGTGCACACCGTGTACGACGGGATCGCGGATGCCGTGGCATCCGTCGGATACAAGACCGTCGACGCCGTGCTGTTCGACCTCGGCGTCTCGTCTCTGCAGCTCGACAGGGTGGAGCGCGGCTTCTCCTACTCCAAGGACGCCCCGCTCGACATGCGGATGGATGCCACGAGTGAACTCACGGCCGAGACGGTGATCGCGGAGTACAGCGAGTACGACCTGCGACGCATCTTCCTCGACTACGGCGAGGAGAAACTCGCGGCTCGGTATGCCAGAGCCATCGTGCGAGCGCGGGCGGTCACGCCGATCGTGCGGTCGGGACAGCTGGTGGCGATCATCCAGGAGGCGACGCCGGCGGCTGTCCAGCGTACCGGGCATCCGGCGAAACGCGTCTTCCAGGCCCTGCGCATCGAAGTGAACCACGAGCTCGACGTTCTCGAGCGTGCGATTCCGCGTGCGGTCGATCTGCTGCGCGTCGGCGGACGGATCGCTGTCATGTCGTTCCAATCGCTGGAGGACCGGATCGTCAAGCGGGCGCTGCAGGCCAAGGCGACATCCACGGCGCCGGCAGGGCTGCCGGTGGAACTGCCGGAGCACCGGCCGGAACTGAAACTGCTCACCAGGGGGGCCGAGCTGGCCGATGACGAGGAGAGGGCGCGGAATCCGCGTGCGATCCCTGTGAGGCTTCGCGCGGCGGAACGTGTCAGGGGGACCACATGA